The DNA region ATCCTGTAAACCTGCATACCTTGCGCCTGAAATCGCTTCTGTTTTCCTGATAAAGCCTTTTACGTTCCTGATCTCCTGGGTATCGATCTCGTTCGGCTGTTTGGTTGGAAAAAAGGTACGCATATCTTCATAGGATTTTTGAAGATGAGCAGTTTCTTCGCCGATGCTCTTTGTAAAGTCGATGGCAAATTCCATGTACCTCAAAACGTCGTCATCCCATACGGCGGTATTGCCGGATGTTTGGTAGGCCACGTGTACATCATGCCCCTGGTCTACCAAACGGATAAATGTACCCCCCATCGAAATCACATCATCATCGGGGTGCGGTGAAAAGATGATACTTCTCTTTTTGGCAGGCAACGCCCTTTCCGGTCTTTGCGAATCATCCGCATCCGGTTTACCGCCCGGCCAGCCGGTAATGGTATGCTGGATCTGGTTAAAAATATCAATGTTGATATTATATACCGGGCCCTGCTCTACCGCAAGTTGGGCCATGCCGTGGTTATTATAATCTTCTTCTGTTAGTTTCAGTACCGGTTTGTTAACCTCATTCGCCAACCAGATCACGGCCTTTTTCTTTAACCGGTTATCCCATACACAATCTTTCACCAGCCATGGGGTATCAAACCGGGTTAGTTCTGACGCTGCATCTGCATCCAGTACAAACTCTACATGTTGTGACAATTGCAGGTAGGTTGCAGGTACTTCGCCTGAGATCTCTCCTTCTACGGCTTTCTTGATGATCGGCGCTTTCTTCTTGTTCCAGGCCATCAATATGATTTCCCTGGCTTTGAAGATTGTGCCAATCCCCATGGTAATGGCCTTAGTTGGCACATCAGCTTTACCACCGAAATCGCGGGCAGCGTCACGTCTGGTCAGGTCGTCAAGCGTTACCATCCTTGTGCCTGAGTTTGGTGCAGATCCCGGTTCGTTGAAGCCGATGTGACCTGTACGACCGATACCCAAGATTTGAAGGTCTAACCCGCCAAGTTCTTCTATCTGCTTTTCATAGGCTAAACAGAACGCAACAACTTCGTCTTTATCCAAAGTACCATCAGGGATGTGAACATTGGCTTTATCGATATCTATATGGCTGAACAAGTTTTCGTACATGAAGGTTACATAGCTTTGCGCTGCTGTGGGTTTCATGGGGTAATACTCATCCAGATTGAAAGTGATCACATTCTTAAAGCTTAAGCCTGCTTCTTTGTGCTGCCTTACCAGTTCGGCATATACCCCTATCGGGGTTACACCGGTGGCAAGCCCTAATACCGCTTTTTCGCCTTTAGCTTGTTTCGCGCGGATCAGATCTGCTATCCGGTTCGCTACCGCTACCGAGGCTTCCTGTTGGTTGTTGTATACGCTTACCGGTAACTTCTCGTAACGTGTCTCTTCCAATAAATTTAATCGTGCCATAATTTGTTCAGAACCTATATGTTATATGTTAATGTTTAAAAAAGTCGCTATACAAAAAACCCCCGCCAAGGGCGAGGATTTTTATCAAACCAATTAACAAAAATGTTTATCCTCACCGACATGAGGGTAAAGTAAAGTGCGTATAATAATATGCTGTGCATTATCAATACAAACTTACTAAAACAAAATTTGAATTAAAAGAACTTTTTAAATTTTTTTAATAAGTATTTTATCCGGGAAAGGATAGGATGGGGTTCATTTTGGCTAAAATTCACACATATTAGTGAAGCTTATCCTAAGTAATAGTAAGAATCCTCTTTTCTTTCGCATCGTGACTTACGAAAATCATCATTCCCCTGGCTCAATCAAAATCGGGTGTCATGCAGAGCTCGTCGAAGCATGGCGGGCAAGGCCTCTGCGCACGACCCTTCGACGGGCTCAGGGTGACAGGCCTTCTTTGATTAATTTATTTTTCCGTTAGAGTCATATAATTTAACATCCCACTTAGACCCTCCCAAAAAAGGCAAAAGAGTTCCTGATGGGCAGGAATACTCTTTTTGCTAACCAATTATAAAACATAAATCATGAGATGAGAAGAGATGCAGGGGTGGAATCGAACCATCCATTTGCTGCCGGCCAGCTCCTGCCATTTAGTTTAAAATGAACCCCGTTCGCAAACTAATCTGTTACAAATATATAAATATTCTATTAAATCTATATATTTAGTAGAATTTATTCATAAAAAATTCATCTTATTTATAAAACAAGTCTATTAAGTATTAAATATCACTGATAATCAAAATATTAACTCTAAGCTTCGTGCATTCTGCTTTAGCTTTCGTATAAAAACCCATTAATTACCGGGGCTATTATCAGCGCGGGTCAGACTTATTAGAACAGATCTTTTCGAAGGGGACCGGGTACTCTTCGCCTAATGACTTTTCATATTCAGCGCTAAACTCCTCATAAATTTTTCGGGCATGTTCAATGCCTTTGGTACGCCGCAGGGCTTTGAGTTTAAACTTAATGCCGATATCATTAAACGGATCGATATTCAGCACAATGCGCGAAATCTCCAGCGCTTTTTTATAATCAAAGGCATCGTAAGCTTTTTTTATTACCGGCAAAATAACCGGCATCAGCACCTCTTCATACTCCTGCTTAAAATCATCAAGCCAAATTTCAGGGATTTGCTGCAACAGCCCGCCACGGGCAACTAAGTCGAGGTAACTGAACGCGGAAGGTTCACCAACATTAGTTTGTTTAAGTGCTTCCCTCACCACAAAATAATCGCAATAAAAATGTTCGGTGCTGATAAAACTATAGGTATCGTTTAAAAAAGCAAGTTCCAGGCCATCTATATCCGAAAGGATGTTACGAAGGTGATTGATGGTTACACCGCGAATATTCTTAGTTTTGACTACATCCTTATCCGGCCATAGTGTAGTGGAGATTTTTTTTGATACCACACCGTTCTTTTCGCGACTGTTCAACAAAATAAGGATAAACAGCTGCTTGATCTTGGGACTAAACAGGTAAGTAATATCCCGCTTATTTTTATCATAAACAGTGAACTCGCCAAGGAGGTAAACAGCGTTGGCCTTGTTGCCTATTTCAGGTTCTATTTTTTGTTCGGCAAAACGCTCTTCGTTAACAGCAGCAGGTTCATCGTTATCCTTTTTCCGCCTTAAGAAAAATACAACAATTCCGTATAACAACACAAATGCAGACGCGCCACCCAATATCCTGTATAAAGTAAAAGATTTGCTTTTGGGTTGGTGGGCGGCCACAAATGCCTCCTGGCTCACAGGCGGCGCGGTAAGTGCGAAGATTTTTATGGTAGACCGGGATGGTGTTTCAAACTCCTGGGTAGTGCAGTAAAATACATCCTGCCCGGCATTATAAAACAGGTTATGGTCAGTTTCTATCCGTTCGGACACAACCGGGATGGTACCGCTTACTACCTGGTACGAACCATCTTTTATTGAAAATTTGTACAGACGCAAACTGGTTTTAGGCCGTTCATGCGGATAGCATAGCACATAAAAAAACTGCTTATCTTTGGATACAATGAGATTATTGGCTGGTACAAATGCTTCTTCATCCGGTTTGATCTCCCAGAGCTTTTTAATGCTATGCTTATCCAGGTTAACCCGGTACAGGTCATAATAGTGCATCCCGCCTACTACCTGGTTGCCCGACTGGTTGCCGTAGCCGCCAAAAATGTAAACATCATTGTTTTGATCAGCTGTACTTGCTGCCGAAAAAAACCGGGGGTTGATCACATCGCCAGTAAAACTTTGTTGCTGCCAGGTATCTGCGGCTTTATCATATTTAAAAAAGTTATTATAGTATTTAAAAGAGCCGTACCCGCCAAAAAGGTAAAAGTTGTTAAAGTCCTTATCGTAAAAAATATTATGATGATGCCTTTGCTCCGTTATGGTCGCCTTACCATAAAAATCCCAGCTAAGGCTGTCCAGGCTAAAAGCAGCGATACTTGGAGCAGGTTGTGGGGCCTTGAGCACTTCATACAAATAACATTCATTCTCCTTAAGGTTTACGATACTTTTGCCCAGGTGCAAAGGCACTGCCAGTTTATTTTTGAATGGTTTTGTTCCTACTGCATCCCGCCCGGCATCATAAAACATCAGGGAATCACTTTTGAAGATAAAGAACTGTTCATTTCTTTCATTAAAGTTGATCCCTGCAACCTCGTTAAAAGTATGCACGAACTTCTGTTTCCAAAAGTATGATTCGTTGATAAGCCATGCCGGGTTATCAACATGCCCCAGGTTATCTCCCTCAACCGTAAAAACATCATTGCCGGTCCATTCACTAAGCAGAAAGGTATAGGTTTTATCATCGTTGCTGACAACCAGGTTTTTAATGGCCATATTCGGCACATCCGAATAATGTTCGTTTTTGCCAAAGGTGATCTTCGCGGTTAATTTACCGTTAAAACCCAATCCTGTAGCCCGGTGCCATTTTCCGTTTACGGAAATGCCTACTTTATCACCTTTGAGATCAAGATCAACTATCACCTTAAACCATTTACGCCGTTTCAGCATAGTATCGGCAAGGGGGATGCTGAGCTTATTACTCCGGCTATCAATATTGAAGTTGAGGAACGAGCCATGATTGTAAATCGCACTCAGGCTGTAGGAGTTACCCTTATCATCGGTTAAGTTTAAAATATAGCCAAGGTGCTGATTATCCCACAATGAAAGGTCGAAACCAATGACCAGGTGATCATGAAAGGTTGGCAGATCATCCTTAAAAACCTGGTAAGAGGTGCGCTTGCTCATCAGGCTGTCATTTGAACCAAACTGCAACCCCTGCCCCCTGCTCTCAGTTGCAGACAGCAGTATAATAAAAAGCAATACAAGCTTACATGCCCTTTTTGAAAGCATTAAAACCTTACTTTTTTCCACCATTTATAATACATGTTTAAACTTGCTGATCAGGACAGCATTACAGGTTAGAATAATGTGCTAAATTATACATTTTTTTGAGTACCGCAGGTGGGGGATTTTCATCATTTCGGCTGTCTGTTTGCCGCAACCGCGGCCCTTATATCCTAATACCGCAGTGCTGATTATTCAATCGTAAAAAACTTTTTACACAAGCGCGTTAAACCCGCCGCAAGCGCATCTAAGCGCACATTTTCAACTATAAACCTACCTGTCAGGCACTTACGGTAATAAAAATAATACATTACTTACAGGCCCTGGCGTAGTCATATTAAAACATTTTGCCCGAAGCCGATATTCTTACTTGCACAAATGAGTAAATATCGACCGCTACGGGTATAATTTTAAAAACTATGCCATTGAAAATAAAACATATCATAACGTTCTTTTTATTGCTCACGGGCAGTTCATATCTTCAGGCGCAGGATAGCACGCTGGTGGGTAAATCGCTTAAGTGGGACCTGGCTAAATGTATCGACTATGCCAAAAAGAACAACATCCAGATCAATTCGTTGCGCCTGTCGCAGCAAACCAGTCAGCAGGAATATTTATTAGCCAGGGCCGCCCGCCTGCCCGATCTTTCGGCCACGGGTTCACAAACCTTTGCGCATGGTAATAATTTCAGCAACGGCGATAACGGCAGGCATTCGGGTTATAACGTATCGGGCTCATACGGGATAAGCTCAAATGTTACATTGTATAATGGCAGTTACATCAACAACAATATCCAGCAAAAAAACCTGCAGGTGCAGTCGGCCAACCTGGGCATCCTTCAACAGGAAAACGATATTGTTTTACAAATTACCCAGGCCTACCTTACCGTACTGCTGGATAAGGAAACCGTAATCTACAATACCGATCTGCTCAGCACCACCCAGGCACAGGTTAAGTTGCAGCAACAGCGCTACAATGTAGGCAGCGTGGCCCGTAAGGATCTGATCCAGCTACAGGCCCAGCAAGCTACCGACCAATACACGCTGGTAAATTCAAAAAACGCCGTACGCAATGATCTGCTTACCCTAAAGCAATTATTGGTATTGCCAACTGATTTGAGTTTCGATATTATGCAGCCCGATACGGTGATGGCTCCGATTGACAGTATTTCCTCTTTTCGCGAAGCTGAACAAACAGCCCTGCAAAACCGCCCTGAAGTTAAGAGCGGCGAGTTAGGTGTTAAGATAGCACAATACGACGTGGAGAAAGCGAAGGCTGGTTATAAACCTACACTTACCGCAGGTGCATCACTTAATACCGGGTATGCCAACGGGCAGGGAGTTTCATTCGGCAACCAGATCAATAATAACTTTTACCAGCAATTGGGGCTTACCCTGGCTATCCCAATCTTCACCAAAAGGGTGGTAAAAACCCAGGTTGAAGAAGCAAAGATCAGCGTAAAGCAATCGCAGCTTGATCTTAAAAATACGAAGGTCACCTTATCACAAACAGTTGAGCGGGCTTACATCAATGTACAAAATGCGCGCAGCCAGTTTGATGCCGCCGCCGAAGAATATAAATACAGCAAGGAAAGCTACCGTATTGCCAGCGAACAGCTTAAAGTTGGCGTAGCCAATACCGTTGATTTTCTGTTGCAGAAGAACTTGTTTGTGCAGGCACAGCAATCATTTGTGCAGGCTAAATACAATGCCCTGCTCACGTTAAAGATCTATGATTTTTACAGGGGTGTACCTATTACTTTATAATACCGGATATCATGAAAAGCAGTTATAAAAAGATACTCATTATTGCAGGCATAGTAGCAGCACTGGTGCTCATCTGGTTCCTGTTCATCAAAAAAAAGGAAGAACCTGTTGTGCTGCAAACCCAAAAGCCGGCCAAAGGCTATATAGCCCAAAGCGTAACAGCAACAGGCCGTATCGAGCCGGTTGACACCGTAACAGTAGGTACGCAGGTATCGGGCATTATCAAATACGTTTATGCCGATTTTAATTCGAAAGTTAAAAAAGGCCAGCTCATTGCCGAACTGGATAAGTCGCTTTTACAGGCCACGGTTGATCAGGCTAAGGGAACGTTACTTAACGCACAAAGCCAGCTTGTATTTGCGCAAAATAACTTCGGCAGGCAAAACCTGTTGTTCAAAACCGATGCCATCAGTAAGGCTGATTATGATACTGCCCTGAATACGCTGAATGCCGCAAAAGCTTCGGTTAAAAGTGCCGAAGCGCAGATACGTTCGGCCGAAAAGAATTTATCATATGCGGATATCTACTCACCTATTGATGGGGTAGTGCTTAACCGTAACGTAAGCGTGGGCCAAACCGTCGCGGCAAGTTTTAGCACTCCAACGCTGTTTGTGCTTGCCAAAGATATCACTAAAATGGAAGTTGAAGCCAATGTGGATGAAGCCGATATAGGCGATGTAAAAGCGGGTAACAGGGCTTCATTTACGGTTGATGCTTTTATTAACGATCAGTTTGCCGGTACGGTTGAAGATATCAGGCTGCACCCTTCTGTATCATCAAATGTAGTTACTTATACAACCATTATTAATGCACCTAACGATGATATGAAACTGAAGCCTGGCATGACCGCCAGTATCATCATTTATACCAAAGAAGTTAACAGCGCCCTGCTGATCCCGGCCAAAGCATTAAGCTTTATGCCCGATTCGACATTGATGAAGGATTATGAGATAGTAGGTAAAATAGGGCACAAGGGCAATAAGAAAAGAAGTGGCGGACAAGGCGGAAATAGTACCGCGGGGAGTACCAGTAACGGTGGAGCCAATGATAACGCAGCAGCCATACATACCGCAAAAAGCCGCAAAGATAGCAGCGGCGTAAATAAACAAACAGCTATTGTATGGGTATTAAAGGGTAAAAAAATAGTGCGTAAAAAAATCCAGACAGGCTTGAATGACAATACCCAGGTTGAGGTATTGTCAGGCTTAACTGCCGATGATGCAGTGATCACCGGTATTACCGGTGGCTCTTCAAGCTCATCAACAGTTGCTGCTAAACCAGCCGGTAGTCCGTTTATGCCGCAAAGGCCGCGTGGCGGAGGGGGAGGACGCCGGTAATGAGCAAGAAGATTTTAGATATACGTGAGCTGAAGCGCGAATTTCAGATGGGCAGTGAAACTGTACGCGCGCTTAAAGGGATTTCTTTTGATGTAGAAGCAGGCGAATTTGTAACCATTATGGGAAGCAGCGGCAGCGGTAAAACCACCCTGCTTAATATTTTAGGCTGTTTGGACAAGCCTTCTATAGGTGATTATTTTTTAGATGGCGTAGACGTAAAAAAGTTATCGCGCGATGAATTGGCCCAACTGCGCAACCGCAAAATAGGTTTCGTTTTCCAGGCTTATAACCTGCTCCCGCGTACATCGGCATTGGAAAATGTGGAGCTGCCACTTTTGTACAACAGGGAGATCAGTGTAAGCGAGCGCCGTGACAGGGCTATTCATGCATTAGAAGCAGTAAAACTGGCCGAACGTTTGGATCATACACCAAGCCAGCTTTCGGGTGGGCAACAGCAACGTGTAGCCATAGCCCGTGCCCTGGTGAACGAACCTGTAATGATCCTGGCCGATGAGGCAACGGGTAACCTGGATAGCCGCACTTCATATGAGATCATGTCATTAATGCAGGAGCTCAACTCGCAGCAGGGCAAAACCATTGTGTTTGTAACGCACGAGCCTGATATCGCTTCTTTCAGTAGCCGTACCATTCAGTTACGCGATGGCAGGATCCAGAAGGATACCCCGAATACCAATCAACGCTCGGCAAAAGAAGTGCTTGCAGGCTTACCTGTTACCGATGATTATTAAAGTTAAGCAGCCATGAATTTATTTAACCTGATAAGGATAGCTTACAAAGCATTGCAACGAAATAAACTAAGGGCCTTTTTAACGATGCTGGGTATTATTATCGGTGTAGCATCGGTAATAGCGATGGTGGCCATCGGGCAGGGATCAAAACAAAGCATCCATGACCAGTTATCAAGCATGGGCTCAAACATGATCACTGTGCTGCCGAGCAGTAACCTCAACGGCGGTGTGCGTATTGCAGGTTCAAGCTTTCAAACCCTCACTCAAAAAGATATTGTTGCCCTGCAAAAAGCACAATATATTACGGAGCTTTCGCCTTCAATAACCTCAAAAGGCCAGGCTATTAATGGCGCATTAAACTGGCCTACAACTATACAGGGTGTCAGCCCGGATTACCTCGACATTCGCAAGCTGAGCTTAAAAGACGGCATCGCCTTTACCGAACAGGATGTCCTAACATCGGCAAAGGTTTGTTTAATAGGCCAAACAGTTATTGACAACCTGTTCCCCAATGGTGAAAACCCAATAGGCAAAGTAATCCGGTTTAATAAAATCCCGTTCCAGATCATTGGCATCCTCAATCCAAAGGGACAAAACGCCTTCGGCCAGGATCAGGACGATATCCTGATAGCGCCCTATACTACCATTCAAAAGAGGATCCTGGCAACTATCTACTATCAAAATATCTATGCATCAGCAGCCAATGAACAAGTGACAGATGCGGCCGTAACCGAAATGACCCGGATCATCCGCGATTCGCACCGTTTGCGCGATAGTGAAGATAATGACTTCACCGTGCGTACCCAGGCCGAACTGATCAATACCCTAAGCTCAACCAGCGGATTACTTACCGTGCTGCTTACTGTAATTGCCGGGATCTCGCTGGTGATAGGAGGTATCGGCATCATGAATATCATGTACGTTTCGGTAACAGAACGCACGCGAGAGATCGGTCTGCGTATGTCTATCGGAGCCCGGGGGAAAGATATTATGCTTCAATTTCTGATGGAAGCCATCCTGATTAGTATCACCGGTGGCATTATTGGCGTAGTGCTGGGCATTGTATCGTCAAACCTCGTTACCCTTACTTTGTCTTGGCCGACTATCGTATCTGAATCATCGGTATTGCTATCGTTTGTGGTTTGCGCAATTACAGGAATCTTTTTTGGGTATTACCCTGCGCAGAAGGCAGCAAGGCTGGATCCTATTGAGGCGTTGAGGTATGAATAGATTTTAAAAAATATACCACACGCTCGCTAAAGGCCGGGAGATAGTTGCCACTCGGTTGAAACCGAGCGGCGGCGGGGAAGTTTATCAATTTAATTGCTGTAACAGCGTAATAAAACAAAGGCCGCTGCCACTCGCGAGGACGCGAGTGGCAGCTATTAACCGCCGTGCATATCACCTACAAACAACATTTAACACATCCATCCACTACCAAATGTTAAATTTTGGCGATGAAATGTTAAATCTACAGTATAAAATGTTAAATCGCTTGCACAACTAATTATTTAGTTATATTTTGGCTTTCATAACAGACCTTATGAAAATCACAATTATTGGACTACTGCTATTTTTCGTGGGCACAGCAAGCTTATCAGCCCAAACCAATTACAGCATCAAAGGAACGATAGCCGATACCGTTTCCAATTCTAAGTTAGCCAACGCAAGCATCAGCGTTATAACTGCTAAAGATTCTATCCTCCAAAAATTTACGCGCGTTAAGGACGATGGTACTTTTACCATTAACAATTTAAGCAAGGGCAAGTTCATTGTACTGGCCACTTACCCCGGTTATGCCGACTTTGTAGAACGTTTTACTTTAGATTCGGCACACACCACCCACAATTTCGGCCGTATCAATATGCTGCTCAAAGAAAGGCTTTTGCAGGAAGTTATTGTAAAGGGAAAAGCGGCGGCCATCAAAATTAAAGGCGATACTACCGAGTTTAACCCGGCAGCCTACAATATCCAGCCCAACTCAAAGGTTGAGGACCTGCTGAAACAGCTGCCAGGTATCGAGGTAGATAAAGACGGCAAGATCACGGCACAGGGCCAAACGGTAAAAAAAGTGTTGGTTGATGGCGAAGAGTTTTTTGGCGATGACCCTACCCTGGTTACCAAAAACCTGCGCGCCGATATGGTGGATAAGGTACAACTTTATGATAAAAAGAGCGATCAGGCTGCCTTTACGGGCATCGATGATGGCGTAAAGGATAAAACCATCAACATTAAACTTAAGGAAGATAAAAAGAACGGCTACTTTGGTAAGCTTGACGGCGGTATAGGTACCGATGGCTATTACCAGGGGCAGGCCTTGTTTAACCGCTTTAAAGGCAAACAAAAATTTTCACTTTACGGCACTCTCGGCAATACAGGCAAAACAGGTTTAGGCTGGGAGGATAATAACAAATATGGCGGCGGTGGCGGCATGGAGTTTGGCGACGATGGTGGTATTTATATCTTCGGCGGTGGTGGTGATGATCTGGATAGTTTTGACGGCAGGTACAACGGAAAGGGGAAACCCGTAGCGCGTACCGGCGGTGCGCATTATGATACCAAATGGAACAGCGATAAGGAATCGTTAAACACCAATTATAAAATAGGTTCGTTAACCGTTGATGGAACGAGCAATACCCAGCAGCAAAATAATTTCCCGGGTAATGTATCAAACACCAACAGCGATCAGAACAATCATAATTACATGTTCCGCCAAAAGGTAGATGTAAACTATCAGGTAAAACTCGATTCGATGCAGAACCTGAAGATCACTGCCGACGGGACGTTAAGGAACAGCAATACCAGGAGCAATTTCGCAACGCAAACCCGTCGTTTGGATGGCAGCCTCATCAACAGCAACGACCGTGAAAACAGCGCCGATGTTGATGGCAAGGTATTTA from Mucilaginibacter sp. SJ includes:
- the nagB gene encoding glucosamine-6-phosphate deaminase; the protein is MARLNLLEETRYEKLPVSVYNNQQEASVAVANRIADLIRAKQAKGEKAVLGLATGVTPIGVYAELVRQHKEAGLSFKNVITFNLDEYYPMKPTAAQSYVTFMYENLFSHIDIDKANVHIPDGTLDKDEVVAFCLAYEKQIEELGGLDLQILGIGRTGHIGFNEPGSAPNSGTRMVTLDDLTRRDAARDFGGKADVPTKAITMGIGTIFKAREIILMAWNKKKAPIIKKAVEGEISGEVPATYLQLSQHVEFVLDADAASELTRFDTPWLVKDCVWDNRLKKKAVIWLANEVNKPVLKLTEEDYNNHGMAQLAVEQGPVYNINIDIFNQIQHTITGWPGGKPDADDSQRPERALPAKKRSIIFSPHPDDDVISMGGTFIRLVDQGHDVHVAYQTSGNTAVWDDDVLRYMEFAIDFTKSIGEETAHLQKSYEDMRTFFPTKQPNEIDTQEIRNVKGFIRKTEAISGARYAGLQDDHIHFMALPFYETGKTKKNSVGEEDIQLTIDLLQKVKPQQIFAAGDFADPNGTHLVCFKIILAALERLKGKETWVEDCWLWMYRGAWHEFETYEIEMAVPLSPQEVIRKRNAIFKHQSQKDTPVFPGDDAREFWVRAEDRTRDTAQRYDRLGLAEYEAMEAFVRYKF
- a CDS encoding Kelch repeat-containing protein, which produces MVEKSKVLMLSKRACKLVLLFIILLSATESRGQGLQFGSNDSLMSKRTSYQVFKDDLPTFHDHLVIGFDLSLWDNQHLGYILNLTDDKGNSYSLSAIYNHGSFLNFNIDSRSNKLSIPLADTMLKRRKWFKVIVDLDLKGDKVGISVNGKWHRATGLGFNGKLTAKITFGKNEHYSDVPNMAIKNLVVSNDDKTYTFLLSEWTGNDVFTVEGDNLGHVDNPAWLINESYFWKQKFVHTFNEVAGINFNERNEQFFIFKSDSLMFYDAGRDAVGTKPFKNKLAVPLHLGKSIVNLKENECYLYEVLKAPQPAPSIAAFSLDSLSWDFYGKATITEQRHHHNIFYDKDFNNFYLFGGYGSFKYYNNFFKYDKAADTWQQQSFTGDVINPRFFSAASTADQNNDVYIFGGYGNQSGNQVVGGMHYYDLYRVNLDKHSIKKLWEIKPDEEAFVPANNLIVSKDKQFFYVLCYPHERPKTSLRLYKFSIKDGSYQVVSGTIPVVSERIETDHNLFYNAGQDVFYCTTQEFETPSRSTIKIFALTAPPVSQEAFVAAHQPKSKSFTLYRILGGASAFVLLYGIVVFFLRRKKDNDEPAAVNEERFAEQKIEPEIGNKANAVYLLGEFTVYDKNKRDITYLFSPKIKQLFILILLNSREKNGVVSKKISTTLWPDKDVVKTKNIRGVTINHLRNILSDIDGLELAFLNDTYSFISTEHFYCDYFVVREALKQTNVGEPSAFSYLDLVARGGLLQQIPEIWLDDFKQEYEEVLMPVILPVIKKAYDAFDYKKALEISRIVLNIDPFNDIGIKFKLKALRRTKGIEHARKIYEEFSAEYEKSLGEEYPVPFEKICSNKSDPR
- a CDS encoding TolC family protein; amino-acid sequence: MKIKHIITFFLLLTGSSYLQAQDSTLVGKSLKWDLAKCIDYAKKNNIQINSLRLSQQTSQQEYLLARAARLPDLSATGSQTFAHGNNFSNGDNGRHSGYNVSGSYGISSNVTLYNGSYINNNIQQKNLQVQSANLGILQQENDIVLQITQAYLTVLLDKETVIYNTDLLSTTQAQVKLQQQRYNVGSVARKDLIQLQAQQATDQYTLVNSKNAVRNDLLTLKQLLVLPTDLSFDIMQPDTVMAPIDSISSFREAEQTALQNRPEVKSGELGVKIAQYDVEKAKAGYKPTLTAGASLNTGYANGQGVSFGNQINNNFYQQLGLTLAIPIFTKRVVKTQVEEAKISVKQSQLDLKNTKVTLSQTVERAYINVQNARSQFDAAAEEYKYSKESYRIASEQLKVGVANTVDFLLQKNLFVQAQQSFVQAKYNALLTLKIYDFYRGVPITL
- a CDS encoding efflux RND transporter periplasmic adaptor subunit, coding for MKSSYKKILIIAGIVAALVLIWFLFIKKKEEPVVLQTQKPAKGYIAQSVTATGRIEPVDTVTVGTQVSGIIKYVYADFNSKVKKGQLIAELDKSLLQATVDQAKGTLLNAQSQLVFAQNNFGRQNLLFKTDAISKADYDTALNTLNAAKASVKSAEAQIRSAEKNLSYADIYSPIDGVVLNRNVSVGQTVAASFSTPTLFVLAKDITKMEVEANVDEADIGDVKAGNRASFTVDAFINDQFAGTVEDIRLHPSVSSNVVTYTTIINAPNDDMKLKPGMTASIIIYTKEVNSALLIPAKALSFMPDSTLMKDYEIVGKIGHKGNKKRSGGQGGNSTAGSTSNGGANDNAAAIHTAKSRKDSSGVNKQTAIVWVLKGKKIVRKKIQTGLNDNTQVEVLSGLTADDAVITGITGGSSSSSTVAAKPAGSPFMPQRPRGGGGGRR
- a CDS encoding ABC transporter ATP-binding protein, yielding MSKKILDIRELKREFQMGSETVRALKGISFDVEAGEFVTIMGSSGSGKTTLLNILGCLDKPSIGDYFLDGVDVKKLSRDELAQLRNRKIGFVFQAYNLLPRTSALENVELPLLYNREISVSERRDRAIHALEAVKLAERLDHTPSQLSGGQQQRVAIARALVNEPVMILADEATGNLDSRTSYEIMSLMQELNSQQGKTIVFVTHEPDIASFSSRTIQLRDGRIQKDTPNTNQRSAKEVLAGLPVTDDY
- a CDS encoding ABC transporter permease: MNLFNLIRIAYKALQRNKLRAFLTMLGIIIGVASVIAMVAIGQGSKQSIHDQLSSMGSNMITVLPSSNLNGGVRIAGSSFQTLTQKDIVALQKAQYITELSPSITSKGQAINGALNWPTTIQGVSPDYLDIRKLSLKDGIAFTEQDVLTSAKVCLIGQTVIDNLFPNGENPIGKVIRFNKIPFQIIGILNPKGQNAFGQDQDDILIAPYTTIQKRILATIYYQNIYASAANEQVTDAAVTEMTRIIRDSHRLRDSEDNDFTVRTQAELINTLSSTSGLLTVLLTVIAGISLVIGGIGIMNIMYVSVTERTREIGLRMSIGARGKDIMLQFLMEAILISITGGIIGVVLGIVSSNLVTLTLSWPTIVSESSVLLSFVVCAITGIFFGYYPAQKAARLDPIEALRYE